From a region of the Mauremys mutica isolate MM-2020 ecotype Southern chromosome 12, ASM2049712v1, whole genome shotgun sequence genome:
- the LOC123345009 gene encoding histone H4-like, giving the protein MSGRGEGGKGLGKGGAKRHSKVLRDNIQGITKPAIRRLARRGGVKRISGLIYEETCGVLKVFLENVIRDAVTYTEHAKRKTVTAMDIVYALKRQGCTLYGFGG; this is encoded by the coding sequence ATGTCTGGTCGTGGTGAGGGAGGCAAGGGTCTCGGGAAAGGAGGTGCTAAGCGCCATAGCAAGGTGTTGAGGGATAACATCCAGGGCATTACGAAACCCGCTATTCGTCGTTTGGCTCGTCGTGGGGGAGTGAAGCGTATTTCAGGGCTCATTTACGAGGAGACTTGCGGGGTGCTGAAAGTGTTTCTGGAGAACGTGATCCGAGATGCCGTTACTTACACCGAGCATGCGAAGCGGAAGACTGTGACTGCTATGGACATTGTTTATGCATTGAAGCGCCAGGGTTGTACTCTGTACGGATTTGGAGGCTAA